AGAACGCATACCGAGACGGCGGGTTCAGCGAGGCAAGATGGAGCGGGGAGCAACGCCCGGCCGGGCATGTCACGCAAGGCAAACTGAAATTGCCGGGTACCATCCATGTCAAGCCTGTGGACGATACGGTCGACGAAACCAGCCAGATTCGCAATCTGCTGGCATCGGCTCACGGCAGCCTCGAGAGCGCGGCGGAAAACGCCAAGGATGCGATATCGCATGACGCGGTTGCGCAAAATGGGGGAGATGAGAGCGGGATTGTCGCCAGAGGAGGGCGGAATGTCCCTAAACCCGCCGGTGGCAGGGTGAACAGGCCTGTTGGTAGCATGAAAGGCATGCCTACCGATCTTCTTGGACGAAACTATGAGACTTTTCCCGCGCCTCCGACGCTCGACCACCATGGCCCCGCACGTATCATCGCGATGTGCAACCAGAAGGGCGGGGTCGGCAAGACGACCAGCTCCATCAACATCGGCGGTGCGCTGAGCCAATATGGCCGCCGTGTGCTTATCGTCGACTTCGATCCGCAAGGCGCGGCCAGCGTAGGGCTCGGCATCAACGCGAACACGGTGGACGCCACCATCTACAACGCGTTGTTCGACCCCTCGCTGGATGTACACGACGTGGTGCAGCACACCGATTTCGAAAACCTCGACATCATTCCGGCCAACATCGACCTTTCTGCGGCCGAGGTGCAGCTGGTGACCGAAGTGGGGCGCGAGCGCATCCTTGCCAGCGTTTTGGAAGGTGTAAAGAACGAATACGATGTCATCATCGTCGATTGCCAGCCTTCGTTGGGCCTTCTCACCGTCAACGCGCTTGCCGCCGCCGACGGCGTGATCATTCCCGTGGCCGCCGAGTTCTTCGCGCTGCGTGGTGTGGCGCTGTTGATGCAATCCATCGAAAAGGTCCGTTCGCGTATCAATCCTCAGCTTGAGGTCTACGGCGTATTGGTGACCATGTACACCTCGACCCTGCACTGCGAGGAAGTGCTGCAGCGCATCTACGAGGCCTTCCAGGACAAGGTCTTCCACTCCGTCATCTCCCGTTCCATCAAATTGCCGGATTCGAACGTGGCTGCTGCGCCGATCACCATCTACGCGCCGAACCACAAGACGGCCAAAGAATATCGGGAGACTGCGCGCGAGCTTATCGCCCGCGGGATCGTGGACTGAGGGTCGCGGGTTTGCTCTGCGTGGCATGCGGAGGGGATTCTTCAGATGCTGCCGCATATAGTGTGTAAGTGAGGTGTCGTGAACGTAGATGGGCTGAGTGCTCCCGTTGATGATGCCGCATTGAGGTCGACGCGCGCGGATAACACCGATGGTGAGGCGCCGCAAAAAGCCGAAGACAAAGGTTTTTCGGTCAATCTCGCCGTCTATTCGGGGCCGTTCGACGCGCTGCTGACGATGATCGCGAACCGCAAGCTTGAGCTGACCGAAGTCTCGCTTTCGGCCATTACCGAGGAATTCATCGAATACGTACGCGGACTCGACATGGCTCGTGACATGGAGAAGGTCAGCGCTTTCCTTGAAGTCGCTTCTGTTCTGGTGGAGGCCAAGAGCGCGGCGATTCTGCCGGGAGACGAGAACGGCGAACGCGATGAGCAGAGCATGGAGGCCCTGCGTGAGAGGGATCTGCTGTTCGCCAGACTCGTGCAATATCGCGCGTTCAAAAGCGCCGCCAACGATTTTCGTGAGCTTTTCGCCGCCAATTCCGGGCGTTTCGCGCATCCTTCCTTCAGCGACCCGGCCATTGCCGCCATGCTTCCCGAACTGGCATGGACGCTTGGTCCGGAGGATTTGGCCAGGATCGCCGTTGAGGTGTTTCTCAACGCCCCCGCCGACGAGGTGCGGCTCGATCAGCTTCATGTCTCGCAAGTCGATTTGAAGCAGCAGTCGCAGATTGTGCGTAGCCGTCTGCGCGAACTTGGCTCCGGCACCTCGATGACCTTTGGCGAGCTGACGGACGATGCCATGAGCACGTTGGTGATCGTCGCCAGGTTTTTGGCGATCTTGCTGTTTTTCAAGCAAGGCGTATTGCAGTATAAGCAGTCGGGGCCTTTTGAGGATTTGCACTTACGATGGGTGCCAGGTGCCGATGACGGGGACGACGCCGTGGAAGTGAACGAAGGTGATTTCGCATGAGTGAAACCAATGATATGGACGTAAACGACACCGAATCAACACCGCCAAACGGGTTGCCTCAATCGCAGGCGAGGGCCGGCATGGGGGAGGCAAAGGCTGCTGCGGCCGCCGAAGCCTCAGACGACAATGCCCAAAACGAAAA
The window above is part of the Bifidobacterium sp. ESL0704 genome. Proteins encoded here:
- a CDS encoding AAA family ATPase, coding for MPTDLLGRNYETFPAPPTLDHHGPARIIAMCNQKGGVGKTTSSINIGGALSQYGRRVLIVDFDPQGAASVGLGINANTVDATIYNALFDPSLDVHDVVQHTDFENLDIIPANIDLSAAEVQLVTEVGRERILASVLEGVKNEYDVIIVDCQPSLGLLTVNALAAADGVIIPVAAEFFALRGVALLMQSIEKVRSRINPQLEVYGVLVTMYTSTLHCEEVLQRIYEAFQDKVFHSVISRSIKLPDSNVAAAPITIYAPNHKTAKEYRETARELIARGIVD
- a CDS encoding segregation/condensation protein A codes for the protein MRSTRADNTDGEAPQKAEDKGFSVNLAVYSGPFDALLTMIANRKLELTEVSLSAITEEFIEYVRGLDMARDMEKVSAFLEVASVLVEAKSAAILPGDENGERDEQSMEALRERDLLFARLVQYRAFKSAANDFRELFAANSGRFAHPSFSDPAIAAMLPELAWTLGPEDLARIAVEVFLNAPADEVRLDQLHVSQVDLKQQSQIVRSRLRELGSGTSMTFGELTDDAMSTLVIVARFLAILLFFKQGVLQYKQSGPFEDLHLRWVPGADDGDDAVEVNEGDFA